CTGAAAGTCAAGACAACTAAAAGGAACTATAAAGTCACAACATTCCCCGCAGTTCTTCTCCATGAGATCTTTGACCTAAACCTCTTTTTACAGGTAATTTACAGGATGATCGTTCATGACGTACGCTGGTTTGTTTCCATTAGGCCTTCCTCTCACATATTCGCTGCAGGCGTTCCGCAGCAGAAAAATTATCACGTAATCACTGCCCATTTTGGTTGCGGATCTGCCATGTCACCCATTATTTTAAGGGCTGAAAGCCGCAGCATTAATAGGCACGCCGCAGATCGGAAATCTGGCGTATTTCTCAAAAACACTGCGGATTCGTTGCAAAGTTTCCTCACCAGGTAAGATTTTTGAAATCTCCTCTCTACGGCTCCTACTGCGGACATTGCGCAGCATTTATGCCGTGTGTGAGGACGGCGTCCCGGTGGGTGGAGCAGCCATGtttactgctgtgtgtgtgtgaggacgGCGCTCCCGTGGGTAGAGCAGCCATGTTTACCTGTGTGTGAGGACGGCGCTCCTGTGGGTAGAGCAGCCATGTTTACCTGTGTGTGAGGACGGCGCTCCTGTGGGTAGAGCAGCCATGtttactgctgtgtgtgtgtgaggatgGCGCTCCCGTGGGTAGAGCAGCCATGTTTACCTGTGTGTGAGGACGGCGCTCCCGTGGGTAGAGCGGCCatgtttactgccgtgtgtgaggACGGCGCTCCCGCGGGTAGAGCGGCCatgtttactgccgtgtgtgTGAGGACGGCGCTCCCGCGGGCAGAGCAGCCatgtttactgccgtgtgtgTGAGGACGGCGCTCCCGCGGGTAGAGCAGCCATGTTTACTGCTGTGAGGACGGCGCTCCCGTGGGTAGAGCAGCCATGTTTACTGCTGTGTGTGAGGACGGCGCCCCTGTGGGTAGAGCAGCCATGTttactgctgtgtgtgtgaggacGGCGCTCCCGTGGGTAGAGCGCCCATGTTTACTTCTGTGTGTGAGGACGGCGCTCCCGTGGGTAGAGCGGCCATGTTTAGTTCTGTGTGTGAGGACGGCGCTCCCGTGGGTAGAGCGGCCatgtttactgccgtgtgtgagaACGGCGCTCCCGTGGGTAGAGCGGCCatgtttactgccgtgtgtgagaACGGCGCTCCCGTGGGTAGAGCGGCCatgtttactgccgtgtgtgagaACGGCGCTCCCGCGGGTAGAGCGGCCATGTttactgctgtgtgtgtgaggacGGCGCTCCCGCGGGTAGAGCGGCCGTGTttactgctgtgtgtgtgaggacGGCGCTCCCGCGGGTAGAGCGGCCGTGTttactgctgtgtgtgtgaggacGGCGCTCCCGCGGGTAGAGCGGCCGTGTTTACTGCCGTGTGTGTGAGAACGGCGCTCCCGCGGGTAGAGCAGCCatgtttactgccgtgtgtgTGACGACGGCGCTCCCGTGGGTAGAGCAGCCatgtttactgccgtgtgtgaggACGGCGCTCCCGTGGGTAGAGCAGCCatgtttactgccgtgtgtgaggACGGCGCTCCCGTGGGTAGAGCAGCCatgtttactgccgtgtgtgaggACGGCGCTCCCGTGGGTAGAGCAGCCatgtttactgccgtgtgtgaggACGGCGCTCCCGTGGGTAGAGCAGCCatgtttactgccgtgtgtgaggACGGCGCCCCCGTGGGTAGAGCGGCCATGTTTACTGCTGTGTGTGAGGACGGCGCTCCCGTGGGTAGAGCGGCCATGTTTACTGCTGTGTGTGAGGACGGCGCTCCCGTGGGTAGAGCGGCCATGTTTACTGCTGTGTGTGAGGACGTCGCCCCTGTGGGTAGAGCAGCCATGTTTACTGCTGTGTGTGAGGACGTCGCCCCTGTGGGTAGAGCAGCCATGTttactgctgtgtgtgtgaggacGGCGCTCCCGTGGGTAGAGCGCCCATGTTTACTTCTGTGTGTGAGGACGGCGCTCCCGTGGGTAGAGCGCCCatgtttactgccgtgtgtgaggACGGCGCTCCCGTGGGTAGAGCGCCCatgtttactgccgtgtgtgaggACGGAGCTCCCGTGGGTAGAGCGGCCatgtttactgccgtgtgtgaggACGGCGCTCCCGTGGGTAGAGCGGCCATGTTTACTGCTGTGTGTGAGGACGGCGCCCCCGTGGGTAGAGCGGCCATGTTTACTGCTGTGGGTGAGGACGGCGCCCCCGTGGGTAGAGCGGCCATGTTTACTGCTGTGTGTGAGGACGGCGCCCCCGTGGGTAGAGCAGCCATGTTTACTGCTGTGTGTGAGGACGGCGCTTCCGTGGGTAGAGCAGCCATGTTTACTGCAGAAGATTTGTTGCCAAACTATTTTTATGTGCGCGAAAACGATGCGATCAGAGAGCGTTTTGCGCATTTGTAAGCTCTGGTTTATTTACACAGGGCGGCGGTCGGGTATGAACATTCAGTTGATCCTCTTCCTGTGGAAAAGGCCTTAGCAGAATTTtccgttaaccccttaaggacatggcctagttTGGCATAAGGACAacgatttttggaggattttcatctccacttttcaataaccataactttatttttccgtcgacacggccgtaggAGGGCTTGTACTTTGCCTGACGAACTGTAGTTCTTATTGATGTCATTCTtgggtacataaaaaaattcaaTGATTTACATTAGTCTATGTTTGCAGGCAGAGAaaatatcaattctgccattttaattttttttacagcgttaatcgcgtagcataaatgacaatacattgtttttgcgggtcggtacaattacgatagcaaagttttaatttttttggttttCCCACAATAAAAGCTTTTttattggtaatttttttttcttagttgcTGCAGTcaacccccaaaaaaaaaagttatgtttaaAACActatttatatccctgtagggacTTGTACCATAACAACTATgacaaagcattgcaggacttctgtcttgCAGTGCCTTGTCACTTCATACcatgtttccatgaaaataagacactgtcttattttaatttttgccccaaaatagtgtcttattttcagggaggggggggggggggaatttataCTCATCTGGTCCACGGCATCACGATGCCTCACGCTGCAGGTCTCCGGCAGCGATGCAGaagtctgcagtgtcctccgcgctgaGGAATCCTcccctttctggtgacggggctttgaataccccacctccagtaaagcgagcgctgtgattggatcgagcaccagccaatcacagacggcgcTCGATGAGTCGATCACaaccagtgatgtcattcactgaatgtctaagaatgatcgagcactggctccgattggatcgagcgccagccaatcggaGCCAGTGCTTGATCATTCTTAGacattcactgaatgacatcactggttGTGAtgacattcagtgaatgacatcactggttGTTATTGactcattgagcgccggctgtgattggctggtgctcgatccaatcacagcgctcgctttactggaggtggggtattcaaagccccatcaccagaaataaGAGGATTTCTCAGTGCAGAGCATACAGCAGCTCACGCTACCGGATGGCGCTGGGTCTTCTCTGATCTCACGTTATCCACAGGGCAAAAAAAGTttcatcctgttgcgttaagcaCCCCGCAGCCAAGACATACACTTACGCCCTgcgacgttaaggggttaaatcaaccACATCCAGCAGCATTTCCAGATTTTAATACCAGACCACACATCATGATTCATAATACATCAATTTGTATAAAGCTGCTCATTTGCTTACAAGGAGAACAAACCAGAAACACAAATGTTTGCTCATAAGTAAATACTACAAATACAGTCACTGGAATCTGCCCCAGCTTAGGGAAACCCTCCACTAGGGGGAAACGGCTTTACGCCATTATTACATCTGTACGCACTTCTCTGCCAGTCCTCATCTTCTGACCATTTCTCCAAGAATGCCGCTGCAAGCCAAGCTGGAGTAAGGCACGTTATAAATAAGTATCTTCGGATCCGGGCTTCTTCCTTCCCGCACTCACATACAACTCATCTCTTCTTCACGCCTTTTTTCCGGGGTGCATTGGGGTTCACCCGCCTTCGCCCGGCTCCTATTGCTCCATCGCGGATGTTCAGATTAGCAGCTCGGCTATATATGTCGTTCTCTACAAATGGCGAGGCTCCGGCAATGTAATCTGGGTTCAAGGCATCCGTTTTGGATCTCGCCTTCCTGGAGAGACGCTGCTGGGGGAAGTTCTGGTCGCACACCAAGTGTGGGTTGGATGCGTGCTTGCCGCCTTGTGGAAGTGGCAAGGAGTGCTGCAGGAAGACAGATGTGGGACAGTGAAGACATGCGTCAATCAGCTTAGAAGAATGGCATCTATTAGATTATGTTCAGTGTCACAACGCTCTACCGGGTATAGCGCTTGCTCAGTCGTGTGTCGCTATAGGTTGGGTACACTATACCATGCTGGTACGGTCTTCAAAACATAAGCAACTCTGGATCCCAAAATGTAGATCCAATTCTATACTGATAATATTACAGTCTCCAAATTAACACCAGATCACAGCAAACAGATATTCTTGGGGTATTTGCTGAGTACTGTACTGCCATCTACTGGTCACTTGTGGAATAGCAAATCGTAAAATAAAAAGTGcaacaaatgtgaaaaaaattgcatgctaataagacaaaaaaaaaaaaactcatcttGACTCAATCACACATGAGACGGAAGTATTGTCCTCACTAAAGAATAGTaaaaacttaactggagcaaaaaTACAGTgttcctccaaaaataagacagggcaAAAAATTTATGTAAGACCTTAAGAGAAGCACTAGGGCGtatttttcagggaatgtctCATTTTGACACAGGTCAGCCGAgtcacttacctagcaggctcagtccaggttcttcctgctgctctccagagttcAGGGGTGGTTCCCGCAGTCCATGGCCGTCTATACAGGATCaggggattcataaatccaacCTCCtcaaagcaatggctgtgatccgTTCTTcgaactctgctcagccaatcacagccatcgctacgTGGAGGGATTATGAATCCCGTGTGGGTTGCCAAGGACTGCGGGAGCCGTGCTGGGGCTCTGGAGAGGAGTAttaaggacctggaccgagcctgctaagtGATGCTGTAGACCTGCATGAAAAGTGctataaaaatgcagcaattgcgTTTTTACTGCCTTTTTCACACACCTAAtgcattcctattgactttttttttttttaattaatcgtaactaggacttattttcggggtagagctttcgatttcaagcctccccgaagatcctgaaaaatcaggctagggcttattttcagagaaacacggGACCAGTGACAAAAGCAACAGTTCAGTTTTCTTTTAATATTAAGTAGTAGAAAATGAGAGCCGGACTGGTTGCTATAGccaaaagggcaacactgcaaaacACCTTCCTCCGGCTGACTGTAAGGCCAGCTGGACACGAACGGGTCATATTCCATATGcgagagcccgcagtggaatctaaCACTATGCCCAGTTAGCGTCCGCATGTACCTGTAATTTTCAGTACAGCAGATGGTCCGgacggctcgccgttggacatgcacagtacagttttttcccCCCGTCACTGGGCGATTGCGGAAAAGTTGCAGATTCCGCgctatgtcaattgcggaagggccgcaggtcaggcttcaatggaagcagtccacacAGAATccacaagaaaatagagcattctgcgatttttccttcGCTCACGGAAATTGCGATTCGATTCCAGGAGTGTGCAGCAAAAAGAGCTTTTACATAGCATGCAACGAACGGGATGTGCTGCGAATGCCGACCGCAGTGCAAATCAGTTCACGTGCGGCCGGCATAGACTAGAGGCTTAGCCCTTGTATAATTGGAGGAAACACTCGGGTACCCTCCATCATTTCCAGTACTTTGTTCGGGTCTTACCCGCAGCCCACGAGTATTAAGAACTTTGGGGTTTCGGGAGAAATGCATGTGGAGGCTGCCATCTTCATTCACGGACACGGCGACCTTCTTCAGGGTCTTATTACCACAGCTGGGGCAGAACAACTTGGTCATGTCTGCGGTAGTCCTGAAAGAAAGTGAGAAGAAACTGCTTACGGGTGCACTGGGTGTCAACTATGAGCAATGCGATTGGATGAAGTGCCTGGTGCCAGGGCGTAGAGGGTACACGGCACTAACACGTGGTTTTCAATGGCATATTCCAATGCGGTCCTTAGACAAAGTATGCAGTGATGGATATCGGGTCCATACGGAGCAGGTATGCCAAGTAGATCATGATGCATATTACAAAAGTAGCAACCAATTCTACCAGACTTGCATCCACTCACTTGAAGCAGCCATGACAGCGCAGAATATAGTTCCTGGTCTGGCGGATCAGCATCCCGTCAACGGAGAGCACGTGTAGCCCCATCTGTATCAGAACATTCTGCAGGCAGGAAAACGAGAGTCGATATTGAGGAACCAAAGGCTAAAATGTCAGTTCTTACATGAAATCTGCACATACCGTGCCTTTTATTGATAAGGGTCATCCAGTTCTGAAAGGGTGGATTGCCTATCCGCAGGACAGGTCACCAATAATAAATGGGCGAAGGTCAGCAGCCTGGGACTCCTactgctcaacaagctgctgcgCCCATGCACTCAGTAGATttgtacaggaagcagacagctccattcctactgcagtggtcaggcttggtattgcaggccattcacttcaatgagaattttgcctgtaataccaagcctggccactgcagaaatCAACTGAATGTATGAGCGCAGAAGCCTGACGAACATCTAATCAGAGCGAGTCCCAAGCTGCTGACCCTCACCATATACTATTGGTGGCATATTCTATGGATAGGCCATGAATATTTGCAAATTGATAACATCTATATTGAAATTTGGACTTTGTAGACAGATATAATGCAGAGTAGGGTTTCAAGTTTTGGCCTGAATACATATGGAGGATCTCTAACCCCGAAAGTCATCTCCATGGGAAACACAGGATCCAACACATACAAAGCTAACTGGTTTCCCTCAAAGCCCCCCAATGTTGGTGCATCCTGGGGAAATTAATAGGAACTCCTATGCAAAACCTAACGTATAGGATCAGTTTTGCTCTTCATATAAGAATTATTGGTGATAATCACATGACCAGTAATACAATGAAGCCGACTGGCATTTGTTGGGCAAGAACTCAAACCACCctgtccttaaccctttccaatccactatctgacgtctgaagacattctgattgaaggctgtacagcttcgatgtcagaagacgtccggcagggtattcttactgtatattactggccgctctgctgtcggggacctttccagcatgtcctctaccccagtactggctctagcaaacagatggcgccattgtaaaatggcagaaagagaaagccccctaggaaaccctgaatccaaaattggattgcaatgggttaTTACCTGCATGGCAAAGTCTGTGGTTAGGCATCCAACTACCACATTAACGGGAGCCTCCCGGCAGCCCAGGTCCTGCTGGACTTGTCTGATGTTACTGGGTGTAATCCAGCCTCCcccatcatcatcctcatcatcatcttcatcaaTATGGTCATCTTCTCCTTCCTCTATGGAGTCCGGCTCATCAGACGGAGGGGCTTCGTTTGGGCTTGTAGTCAAAGACACCGACTGTGCATTCTGCATTGCAAAATAATGGGTTCAGTACTAGACATTGTTTCTACCAGACCCATAGGGGAGAACAGAGCGGCACATGTGGGCGACATATGAATTCATCCCATCCACATATAGATATACTCTGGCCCATCCTACTATGGAAGGCATACGAAAGTTTACCTTGGAGAGAAAGTTCTCTCTGCCTAGATGAAGCAGCCAGGTTACCAGGCGGGCCGGGAGTCATCGGACCCCAGTTCTCTACATAGATGCAGTTACTAGAGGTTGGACCTGCCTATCAGACAGTTGTGTAATATTCCGTCGATATGCCATGAGTGTCagagttgggggaaaaaaaaaaaactttaataaaaagcaatctggGCACGATGGAGCCAAGATTATATAAAACTACTCCAACAACTCAACACGGTTATTAGGGGTGCGCCAAGTGAAGAACTCTCCCTCTATTACAacaaaactttaaaggggttgtgcaagaatctaaagttatcccctatccattggACAAGGGATAACTTAATGATCAGTAGTGGGGCAAGTTCTGGGACCCCCATTGATGCCCAGAACAGCGATCTCAACAGTATCTGCACACATGGAGCGAAGACGGTGCGTACACGCTGCTGTTCCACTTCACTGACAGCATCAGGAACGGACGGCAATCTCCGGCTGTCACTGACACGAATGAAGCAGCGGCACACATGTACAACCCTTAGCTCCATTCAGTCGTCGTTTGGGGAATGTTGagaccccattcttgggatcagtgcgAGTTCCAATGGTTAGACCCCCACCTATCCTGCGAATCGGGGATAACATTAAGTTTTGGTAAACCCCTTTGAAAGGAACCAGTCACCTCCCTACAGCtctataaactatgttatggtgcCGTTATAGGGGTGACCCATTTTATTTTACTCACCAGCTCCCTGGTGTCACCCGACAATGTGACTCTTACCAGATTGCTGTGCATGTGCTCTTCCATACGAGTCTATAGAAGAGCAGGCACACAGCAATCTGAGAAGCCATGCAGCGCGCGATCTTCGGCGAAGGAACCAGACAGCGGGCCgcgcagcttatcggagctgttgctggcAGGcgacggctgtaagaaacagcctgcatccAAGTTGCATGGAGCGAGATCGCcccgtgatctcccttcatacatactccggacatgcaggatgtaactgtacgacctgcggcgttaaggggttaaagagatatGATAATGCAGCACGGCTCAAGCAGCGGTCAGGACACAACATACCGGCATGCAGACAGCCGAGCCTTATACGTGAACTGTAGACGTACCATTAACTCCAGCAAATCATCCTCAATGTTCGGCAGGGGGCTTCTCCAGAAGAAGAAGGAATTATACTCTCTGTTCTCTGCGCCGTCTTTAGTCTCCTCCGTCGCCGGGGTCTTCAGAGTCTCGTCTTTTTTACCTGCGGACTGGAGAGGACGAACGCGCTGTTTTATCGAAGCTCCACCATCGGTGTATAAAAGATGGCCTCGTGCCACAGTTCTTACATGATCAGCCTTATGCCACAAGATGATGATACATCCGCCTTCAAGCCAACTTACAGAAGGTTCTATCTGCTCACATCTGCAACCCAGCAGTGGCCGGGACCCCCACAATCACTAGAGGAGGGTCCGGACTCTAACCGCTATACCTCTGGCCCCCGAGGCCAGATATCATATGACCCGGTCAAGCCAAGTGAGAGACAGAAGTCAAAGCCCATTTGTTTAGCAGTTAGTAGGGGTCCTAGGACCAAATCCCTGCGGATGCAGCATTCTGATAGGTCAGAGGGTATGAGGTCAGAGGGTATGTATTCAGACCGACGGGAAGGATTTCCCTCCAACTACATCTGGATAACCCGGTCCATTCTACTGCTGAAAATCcaagtaaaggggggggggggggcgggggagtttACCTTGGAGGGAAAATGGAATCCAGCTACATTGACGGGAGCCTCTGGATGCTGAGCGGTGCTGCGGACAGAGACCTAAGAAATACCAATAACTCCGTTATAGCATAAGAAACACAAAAGCAGAACCAGATCCGGCCCTTTACACTTGGGTCCTTTTACCGAAGCCGATTATTGGGCCTCCAAACACTCATTTGCCTGACAATTgggccgtgtaaaagggacaAAAGATGGCCGAGGAAGGAACAAACACGTCTGCTGGCTGATCGTGCCGTTTGGGAGAGCGCAAGAATATTCGCACTGCTTGGCTGCGCATCTCCGTGTAATGAGAGACCTACAGCCGATCCGCGACAACTGATTGGGGACAAACAATTTGGTTGACGATTGGTTGCCACCCTATCTGCCCATGTACATGGAGGTAACGAGCGTTCACCAATCGGGCGTTACACGGGTAGATTATCTGCCAGTGTAAGAGGACCGTTAGCCATTCTCAGGTCTTTAAAAGCAGCAGTCCAGGTCAAATCTATATACTGTGTGATGCCTAGTGCAGGGCTTGGGGAGGGgcaccttaaaggggatgtccagttgtaaactattgataacatATTCTTAGGACCGATTACCAATAATAGATAGGTgctgctgcctgggaccccccatcaatcagctgctTGCCACGCCAATGTGATTGCAGAAATCCACTCTGTGCACTGATAACTCCATTCTGACAGcagtggcctgcaataccaagcctggccaccgcagtgagaatggagctacccgcagaaatcagctcacaACACAAGTGTACCATTACGGCAATCGGCTGACTGGGGGTAGTCCTGAGCAAAGGACCACCGCTGATCTAGTAATGATGACATAGCCTGAGAATAGGCCAAACAAcactttacaacccctttaagtgcatctGAGGGAAACCCGAAGAGAACGGGGGCTGTCGGGATCCAGGAGCAACCAGCTACCCACCTTCTGTGGCGGCTCCTTCCTAATATGTTCTGTACCAACGTGTTCCGCCTCCAGCTGGTAGGTGAGAGCGAGGACCTTGATGTCAATGGCTGAGAGGCTGACGTAATCTCCCGTCTTCTTGGAGAAATCGGTCACTACAGAAGAAAGACGAGATTATCAGATGGCCGGTTACAAGTATAGCGGATATCCGTTATGTTCGCATGGCAGCGGATATCCGTTATGTTCGCATGGCAGCGGATATCCGTTATGTTCGCATGGCAGCGGATATCCGTTATGTTCGCATGGCAGCGGATATCCGTTATGTTCGCATGGCAGCGGATATCCGTTATGTTCGCATGGCAGCGGATATCCGTTATGTTCGCATGGCAGCGGATATCCGTTATGTTCGCATGGCAGCGGATATCAGTTATGTTCGCATGGCAGCGGATATCAGTTAtgttcacaagttcaagtcctttATGGGGGActtaaaggaaaaaaaggaaaaataaagggcAAATGGTTAAAAACTGCACGCCGTTTCTGCGGCCGCTCTCACGCACGCCTTCAGTTAACGGCTTCTTGAAGCCACGGCATTTTACTGCGACTtcaagcagcgtttttgaacacacgGTACAGCATTTCACGCCGCACCGCCTCATTGTGCGCTAAACGTGAAAAGtagaacagacagcactcgaaaatcgtggcgttagaaacaccgcgctcgagcgcaggtctgcgaggccccttGGAATTAACAGGAGCGTTGTGCCGCAGTCAGGCCTCCTGCCTACGGGCGATCCTTCAATGCGTTATCCGCGCCAACAATCCGCATGCAGGTAACGTATGAAACGCTTCCCATAGgaaaactatggaaagcgcagcccaatgtacacgagcggagatctgccgcgattctccgcttgcgtaTAAAAACATCGTGGCGCGCTGCGATGAACCCATCATAATGATAGGCTTATCACCGAAAAGCGCAGGGACTTTAATCGTCCGCCTGCAGCGGAAAACCGACTGCATTAAAACGCAACGGTTGTAGACAGGCGGCCGTAACCGCGCAATTATCACtgcagggaagtagcgatcctccgccgcggctaaAAGGATCGCGGAGTGTTACCATAGTTCTCAACGGGAAGCCTCGAACCTGCTGCCGAACCCGTTGAAAATCAGCGCTGCGAGGGAACGCCCACCGATGGGACAgaaagaacgggggggggggcgggggcgaaacactcaaaaattggaaaaaaattaaaaaaattaaacaaaaaaaaaaatcacttgaaaGGATGGAGTTCCTAATCGTgcgatatttgtgcatctcacaacacaaatcttgcgcgattgaCTCAGGcgacattcacacgggcgggggCGATATCAGGCTGGGAAACTCGGCCCCATAGCGTGCGTTTTTCACGCCCATGCAAATTTTTCATTTCAAACCGcctatcacttctgtgaaattgcgcatCTCACGGGCGCTGGAGGATCGCAAGGGTTCAAATAAAGACCACTTATGTGAATAAGTCCCTTCAACAGAACGGCGGTCATATTTGTGCGCGTTTTACGTATCTCAATGCGCGAAATACAAGCAAGATTCTCggccgtgggaataagcccttaaagcgaGGTCCGCgccggtttaaagcccattagtgagttcAGGAAAAAGGCGGATTGGCGGTCATTAAATTGAAGTGCGACGTCATTCTGAATTGGGTCAGCCGATCTCATGAACGCAGCCTCAGTCTAGTGCGCTCCAGCtgtggactacaactcccatcatcccccgACAGTCAGGTACTacaagagcatgctgggagttgtagttttgcagcgTTACAGTAGATGGGAGGTCGGAGATGTTCCCGGCCATCACACGATGGTCTGCGGGGTGTGCTGGGGCTTGTAGTACTCCCAGAGCCGCCTCATTACCCAGCTGGATGCTCTCCGGTTTGGGCTCCCTGAACTGCAGCTCGTAGGGCAGCACCGCCAGCCTCCTGCGGGTCGGCTTGTCTCTGATCTCGGTCACCACGTCTCGCACGGTGTAGATGTGAGCGCCGATCTCCTGCGGACAGACAAGCGGTCATCACGTGCACACAGTGACAGCGACCCCTCCCGGCCCCCGTGCCGCCCGCTCCGCTCACCTGTAATGCGGCATTTCTCAGGAAAGCTCCAGAATCCGCCACAACGTGCGGCACCTTGGAGGACGCCATGTTGTTTTAGGATTACCCcgcccctcagccaatcagcgagcCAGCTCTATCCTGGTTCTTACTGTAGTGTGttgtcgccatctgctggccaggAGAGAATATTGCAAGCTGTAATAATGAGCGAGGAAGGCCATACTGGTAATAGTAATTATCATCATCGTCTAGGGTTGTTTGAAGTTCATTTACACGGTGGAATCTATGGTCtttttcacacaaccgtatatgtttttttatgctcgGCTGATcggggcttaaaaaaaataaataaattttaaaaaatcacatgaTATAAGATTCGTTGCAATC
The Eleutherodactylus coqui strain aEleCoq1 chromosome 11, aEleCoq1.hap1, whole genome shotgun sequence genome window above contains:
- the NOB1 gene encoding RNA-binding protein NOB1 codes for the protein MASSKVPHVVADSGAFLRNAALQEIGAHIYTVRDVVTEIRDKPTRRRLAVLPYELQFREPKPESIQLVTDFSKKTGDYVSLSAIDIKVLALTYQLEAEHVGTEHIRKEPPQKVSVRSTAQHPEAPVNVAGFHFPSKSAGKKDETLKTPATEETKDGAENREYNSFFFWRSPLPNIEDDLLELMNAQSVSLTTSPNEAPPSDEPDSIEEGEDDHIDEDDDEDDDGGGWITPSNIRQVQQDLGCREAPVNVVVGCLTTDFAMQNVLIQMGLHVLSVDGMLIRQTRNYILRCHGCFKTTADMTKLFCPSCGNKTLKKVAVSVNEDGSLHMHFSRNPKVLNTRGLRHSLPLPQGGKHASNPHLVCDQNFPQQRLSRKARSKTDALNPDYIAGASPFVENDIYSRAANLNIRDGAIGAGRRRVNPNAPRKKGVKKR